A single window of Columba livia isolate bColLiv1 breed racing homer chromosome 16, bColLiv1.pat.W.v2, whole genome shotgun sequence DNA harbors:
- the LOC102084948 gene encoding signal-regulatory protein beta-1 isoform X2 produces the protein MTVYDLVGSFPRVTRAVDGSDTDFTIHIRDVQPEDSGTYYCVKFSKSLSGDGVLQRGSGTEVSVQAKPSAPAVSGPDRRAGPGQSLPFTCTSGGFFPEDISVKWLKDKALITSQPPQINPGQMKFSFDMSSTVTVTLQEGDIRSQLICRVQHPTLEDPLDGTYPLSRALRVSPRVQVVMDPSSPVKVNQTVNFTCHVKRFYPGDVTVTWLENGTELKVQNVSRAMETPQGLFELRSLLEVQATEEKNGSVFTCRVVHDAQDPVTSMATLQIVPLSKEGQGDWSQTDNGVNLLASPVLWLGILLEKGLLGGLLIFLFKRGRA, from the exons ATGACTGTTTATGACCTGGTGGGCTCCTTCCCCCGTGTGACAAGGGCAGTGGATGGGTCCGACACAGACTTCACCATCCACATCAGGGATGTTCAGCCCGAGGACTCCGGCACCTATTACTGCGTGAAGTTCAGTAAATCGCTGAGCGGTGATGGGGTCCTTCAGCGTGGAAGTGGCACAGAGGTGTCCGTGCAGG CCAAACCCAGCGCCCCAGCTGTGTCCGGGCCCGACCgcagagcggggccggggcagtCGCTGCCTTTCACCTGCACGTCTGGAGGGTTCTTCCCCGAAGACATCAGCGTGAAATGGCTCAAGGACAAGGCCCTGATCACGTCTCAGCCACCCCAGATCAACCCTGGGCAGATGAAATTCTCCTTCGATATGTCCAGCACCGTGACGGTGACGCTGCAGGAGGGCGACATCCGCTCGCAACTCATCTGCAGAGTGCAGCACCCCACACTGGAGGACCCGTTGGATGGGACCTACCCGCTCAGCAGAGCCCTGCGAG tgtcccccagagTCCAGGTGGTCATGGACCCATCAAGCCCCGTTAAGGTGAACCAGACCGTGAACTTCACCTGCCATGTGAAGAGGTTTTACCCAGGAGACGTGACCGTCACCTGGCTGGAGAACGGGACGGAGCTGAAGGTTCAGAACGTCTCCCGGGCGATGGAGACCCCCCAGGGCTTGTTTGAGCTGAGGAGCCTGTTGGAGGTCCAGGCGACGGAGGAGAAGAACGGGTCTGTGTTCACCTGCCGTGTGGTGCACGATGCCCAGGACCCCGTCACCAGTATGGCCACCCTGCAGATTGTCCCGCTGTCCAAGGAGGGACAGGGGGACTGGTCCCAAACAGATAACG GTGTGAACCTTCTGGCCAGCCCCGTCCTGTGGCTTGGCATCCTGCTGGAGAAGGGGCTCCTCGGCGgcctcctcatcttcctcttcaAGCGCGGGAGGGCATGA
- the LOC102084948 gene encoding tyrosine-protein phosphatase non-receptor type substrate 1 isoform X1 yields MMAPVTQALLLACLMLLLLRRAPGVGAQVDPGFQLRQPQDKVSVAAGETLTLNCTISGVSPPGPVKWLKGWGSRNMTVYDLVGSFPRVTRAVDGSDTDFTIHIRDVQPEDSGTYYCVKFSKSLSGDGVLQRGSGTEVSVQAKPSAPAVSGPDRRAGPGQSLPFTCTSGGFFPEDISVKWLKDKALITSQPPQINPGQMKFSFDMSSTVTVTLQEGDIRSQLICRVQHPTLEDPLDGTYPLSRALRVSPRVQVVMDPSSPVKVNQTVNFTCHVKRFYPGDVTVTWLENGTELKVQNVSRAMETPQGLFELRSLLEVQATEEKNGSVFTCRVVHDAQDPVTSMATLQIVPLSKEGQGDWSQTDNGVNLLASPVLWLGILLEKGLLGGLLIFLFKRGRA; encoded by the exons GTGtgggtgcccaggtggatccagGCTTCCAGCTGCGACAGCCCCAGGACAAGGTGTCAGTGGCAGCCGGGGAGACGCTCACCCTGAACTGCACCATATCTGGAGTCAGTCCCCCTGGCCCCGTGAAGTGGCTGaagggctggggcagcaggaaCATGACTGTTTATGACCTGGTGGGCTCCTTCCCCCGTGTGACAAGGGCAGTGGATGGGTCCGACACAGACTTCACCATCCACATCAGGGATGTTCAGCCCGAGGACTCCGGCACCTATTACTGCGTGAAGTTCAGTAAATCGCTGAGCGGTGATGGGGTCCTTCAGCGTGGAAGTGGCACAGAGGTGTCCGTGCAGG CCAAACCCAGCGCCCCAGCTGTGTCCGGGCCCGACCgcagagcggggccggggcagtCGCTGCCTTTCACCTGCACGTCTGGAGGGTTCTTCCCCGAAGACATCAGCGTGAAATGGCTCAAGGACAAGGCCCTGATCACGTCTCAGCCACCCCAGATCAACCCTGGGCAGATGAAATTCTCCTTCGATATGTCCAGCACCGTGACGGTGACGCTGCAGGAGGGCGACATCCGCTCGCAACTCATCTGCAGAGTGCAGCACCCCACACTGGAGGACCCGTTGGATGGGACCTACCCGCTCAGCAGAGCCCTGCGAG tgtcccccagagTCCAGGTGGTCATGGACCCATCAAGCCCCGTTAAGGTGAACCAGACCGTGAACTTCACCTGCCATGTGAAGAGGTTTTACCCAGGAGACGTGACCGTCACCTGGCTGGAGAACGGGACGGAGCTGAAGGTTCAGAACGTCTCCCGGGCGATGGAGACCCCCCAGGGCTTGTTTGAGCTGAGGAGCCTGTTGGAGGTCCAGGCGACGGAGGAGAAGAACGGGTCTGTGTTCACCTGCCGTGTGGTGCACGATGCCCAGGACCCCGTCACCAGTATGGCCACCCTGCAGATTGTCCCGCTGTCCAAGGAGGGACAGGGGGACTGGTCCCAAACAGATAACG GTGTGAACCTTCTGGCCAGCCCCGTCCTGTGGCTTGGCATCCTGCTGGAGAAGGGGCTCCTCGGCGgcctcctcatcttcctcttcaAGCGCGGGAGGGCATGA